One Scomber scombrus chromosome 1, fScoSco1.1, whole genome shotgun sequence DNA segment encodes these proteins:
- the LOC133999695 gene encoding ATP-binding cassette sub-family C member 12-like, producing the protein MNGKRAPPTYSSSQSETAAGTSPLDRAGFLSFSTMSWMSAVMWSMSRKKLDFSFLSLSPLDGAGVNGDRLQRLWEEEVHKVGLQKASLTRVLLRFQKSRLLLVVFITVLYTAALFVGSGVLMHEFTSYNIQPEASSVLGGVTLSLGLVSVELFRVGCVTLSWAVNLRTGIRLKTAFCTLGFHKIVSLRTHSGVSVGQMVRILTSDSHRLFEAVLLAPVVLSFPLLLITCSIYCCYLLHYTALIGFLIFLLFILLQCVFARLFSVYQQRVVSITDSRVRTINEVVTCIKLIKMYVWEDLFEKKITDIRNTERRMLEKAALIQNFSVTISPLVPIIAATCTFILHTGLRLPLSIDRAIPVITIFNSMRFILFMTPNAVKCLAEAVVSTRRLKNLLLIQNPESYVVHMTESKSAAVVMDNATLSWTRPLRPPHTEDRGDPESKQGHPEAPPTLRNISFTLPKGRLLGVCGNVGSGKTSLICSLLEQMYLLQGSVSVHGSIAYVSQQPWIFYGTVQDNILMGEHLDRPRYNRVLSCCNLEKDLDVLPYGDQTMLGEQGVNLSGGQKQRISLARAVYSNRDVYLLDDPLSAVDAHEAKHLFEDCIRKELQGKSVVMVTHQLQYMKFCDEVLVLKDGAVLESGSHVDLLQAERLYAELINKQLMEQNSNEKEEKKKQVELNPVFDMLDENSDAPSSDCKPAVDDQLIHQVTNRDGLSTWRTFQRYCQAAGGYCVSFFIFLIFTVMIANRALSYWWLGYWLKQEHGTGNVTASEEGNISLNADLPFYQLMFALLTVLLLIVCMIKCFCFVKVTFHASTTLHHSLLKKLLASPMSFFDTTPTGSILNCFSRYQDEMDSLVPHNLNILLTFCLIAVCICVMNSIIFPIMLLPVFVLVTLLVLLLWMFLGNICDLKQMENMSRSPYVSLSTSIAQGLSTIHAYNKTDEFTKLFKSLSDINANHFLLFNYGMRWLCFLVDTLCTIMTLPVSLLVVFSSNEFCSPPMKALALVFIIQLTSNCQFMIQALTEVVVRLFSVERLLDYITGCKSESSEQLQVDQVPENWPQHGAVTFLDYKMRYRNNSPIVLNGLQLHIRGGEKLGIVGRTGSGKSSLAAALFRLVEPAAGTILIDGVDITSISLLDLRRNLSIIPQHPVLFTGTVRNNLDPFNSYSDEEIWAALDKTYMKETICRLDRKLQAELTEDRGNFSVGQRQLMCLSRALLRNSKIILLDEATASVDAETDALIQITIREAFQHCTMLTIAHHINTVLQADRILVLDHGEVVEFDHPDVLKQRPNSLFNSLLTAANTVKS; encoded by the exons GGAGTCCTGATGCACGAGTTCACCAGCTACAACATCCAGCCGGAGGCGTCCTCAGTGCTGGGGGGCGTGACTCTGAGTCTGGGTCTGGTTTCTGTGGAGCTGTTCAGGGTGGGCTGTGTCACTCTGAGCTGGGCTGTGAACCTGAGGACCGGCATCAGGCTGAAGACAGCGTTCTGCACGCTGGGCTTCCACAAGATCGTCTCTCTGAGGACACACAGCGGAGTCTCTGTTGGACAG atggTGAGGATCTTGACCTCTGACAGTCACCGGCTGTTTGAAGCCGTCCTCTTGGCTCCTGTTGTGCTGTCCTTCCCCCTCCTGCTCATCACCTGCTCCATCTACTGCTGCTACCTCCTCCACTACACCGCCCTGATCggcttcctcatcttcctcctcttcatcctgctgcag tgtgtgtttgccagGCTCTTCAGCGTGTACCAGCAGAGAGTCGTGTCCATCACAGACAGTCGAGTCCGAACTATAAACGAGGTCGTCACTTGCATCAAACTCATTAAGATGTACGTGTGGGAGGATTTGTTTGAGAAGAAGATCACAG acatcaggaacacagagaggaggatgtTGGAGAAAGCTGCTCTCATCCAGAACTTCAGCGTGACCATCAGCCCCCTCGTCCCCATCATCGCCGCCACCTGCACCTTCATCCTTCACACGGGGCTCAGATTACCGCTCAGCATCGACAGG GCGATTCCTGTCATCACCATCTTCAACAGCATGCGCTTCATCTTGTTCATGACACCCAACGCCGTTAAGTGCCTGGCTGAAGCTGTCGTGTCCACGCGGCGCCTGAAG aaTCTGCTCCTGATACAGAATCCAGAGTCTTACGTCGTCCACATGACAGAAAGCAAGTCAGCAGCCGTCGTCATGGACAACGCCACCCTGTCCTGGACCAGACCGCTCCGCCCCCCCCACACAGAGGACAGGGGCGACCCAGAGTCCAAACAGGGACACCCTGAGGCCCCGCCCACCCTGAGGAACATCTCCTTCACCCTGCCAAAG ggcCGGCTGCTGGGTGTGTGTGGTAATGTTGGCAGTGGGAAGACGTCGCTGATCTGCAGTCTGCTGGAACAG ATGTACCTGCTGCAGGGCTCCGTCTCCGTCCACGGATCCATCGCTTACGTCTCCCAGCAGCCCTGGATCTTCTACGGGACGGTCCAAGACAACATCCTGATGGGGGAACATTTGGACCGTCCCAG GTACAACAGAGTCCTCAGCTGCTGCAACCTGGAGAAAGACCTGGACGTCCTGCCGTATGGAGACCAGACCATG ctggGGGAGCAGGGGGTGAACCTGTCGGGGGGGCAGAAACAGAGGATCAGTCTGGCCCGGGCCGTGTACTCCAACAGGGACGTGTACCTGCTGGATGACCCCCTGTCCGCCGTGGACGCCCACGAAGCTAAACACCTGTTTGAGGACTGCATCAGGAAGGAGCTGCAGGGGAAGTCTGTCGTCATGGTGACGCACCAGCTGCAG TACATGAAGTTCTGTGATGAGGTTCTGGTTCTGAAGGACGGGGCGGTTCTGGAGTCAGGGAGCCATGTGGATCTGCTGCAGGCGGAGCGACTCTACGCTGAGCTGATCAACAAACAGCTGATGGAGCAGAACTCA aatgagaaagaagagaagaagaagcaggtgGAGCTGAACCCAG TGTTCGACATGTTGGATGAGAACTCAGACGCTCCTTCATCTGACTGCAAAC CTGCTGTGGACGATCAGCTGATCCATCAGGTGACCAACAGGGACGGTTTGTCCACATGGAGAACGTTTCAGCGGTACTGTCAGGCAGCCGGAG GTTACTGTGTGagcttcttcatcttcctcatcttcacTGTGATGATCGCTAACAGAGCTTTAAGCTACTGGTGGCTCGGCTACTGGCTGAAGCAGGAACACGGG aCAGGAAACGTGACGGCGTCAGAGGAAGGAAATATCTCTCTGAACGCCGACCTTCCCTTCTACCAGCTGATGTTTGCTCTGCTGACCGTCCTCCTGCTGATCGTCTGCATGATTAAATGTTTCTGCTTCGTCAAAGTGACGTTCCACGCCTCCACCACGCTGCACCACAGCCTGCTGAAGAAG CTCTTGGCGAGTCCGATGAGTTTCTTTGACACAACGCCGACCGGCAGCATCCTCAACTGCTTCTCCAGATATCAGGACGAGATGGACTCTTTGGTGCCTCACAATCTGAACATCCTGCTCACCTTCTGTCTGATCGCTGTCTGCATCTGCGTCATGAACTCCATTATCTTCCCCATCATGCTGCTGCCGGTGTTTGTCCTCGTCACACTCTTGGTTCTCCTCCTCTG GATGTTTCTGGGGAACATCTGTGACTTAAAGCAGATGGAGAACATGAGTCGGTCTCCCTACGTCTCTCTCAGCACCTCCATCGCTCAGGGCCTCAGCACCATCCATGCCTACAACAAGACTGACGAGTTCACCAAGCT GTTTAAGAGCCTGTCTGACATCAATGCTAACCACTTCTTACTGTTTAACTACGGGATGCGATGGCTGTGTTTCCTGGTGGACACTCTGTGCACCATCATGACGCTGCCGGTCTCTCTGCTGGTCGTCTTCAGCTCTAATGAATTCTGCAGCCCGCCTATGAAAGCTCTCGCCCTGGTCTTCATCATTCAG CTGACCAGCAACTGTCAATTCATGATCCAGGCTCTGACGGAGGTGGTGGTGAGGCTCTTCTCTGTGGAGCGGCTGCTGGACTACATTACG GGCTGCAAGTCTGAGTCCTCAGAGCAGCTGCAGGTGGATCAGGTCCCGGAGAACTGGCCCCAGCATGGAGCCGTCACCTTCCTGGACTATAAGATGAGGTACAGGAACAACTCGCCCATCGTCCTCAACGGCCTCCAGCTCCACATCAGAGGCGGGGAGAAGCTGGGCATCGTGGGAAGGACAGGCTCCG ggaaGTCGTCTCTGGCTGCCGCTCTGTTTCGGCTGGTTGAACCGGCTGCAGGAACCATCCTGATAGACGGAGTGGACATCACATCCATCAGCCTGTTGGACCTGCGCAGGAACCTGTCCATCATCCCCCAGCATCCTGTGCTGTTCACCGGGACTGTCAG aaaCAATCTGGACCCGTTCAACAGCTACAGTGATGAAGAGATCTGGGCGGCGCTGGACAAGACGTACATGAAGGAGACC ATCTGCCGTCTGGACAGGAAGCTGCAGGCAGAGCTGACGGAGGACAGAGGAAACTTCTCTGTAGGACAAAGACAGCTGATGTGTCTGAGCAGAGCACTGCTACGAAACAGTAAG aTCATCCTGCTGGACGAAGCGACAGCGTCTGTGGACGCAGAGACAGACGCTCTGATCCAGATCACCATCAGAGAGGCGTTTCAGCACTGCACCATGCTGACCATCGCTCATCACATCAACACAGTGCTGCAGGCAGACCGCATCCTGGTGCTGGACCACggagag GTTGTGGAGTTCGATCATCCAGACGTGTTGAAGCAAAGACCGAACTCACTGTTCAACTCTCTGTTGACTGCAGCTAATACTGTGAAGTCCTGA